One genomic region from Thermoleptolyngbya sichuanensis A183 encodes:
- the upp gene encoding uracil phosphoribosyltransferase yields the protein MRQAETHTQDFRRLLKEISMLLAYEVTRDLPVKYEKIRTPLAEMDAPVLAADKNMVIVSIMRAGQGLLDGMLELIPTAKVGHIGLYREPTTLTVVEYYLKLPNDTEHRDMLVVDPMLATGNSAVAAVDRLKEANPLSIKFVCLLAAPEGIQCFHEQHPDVPIYTAAVDERLDEHGYIVPGVGDAGDRLYGTK from the coding sequence ATGCGTCAGGCAGAAACCCACACGCAAGACTTTCGGCGACTGCTTAAGGAAATTTCCATGCTGCTGGCCTACGAAGTCACCCGCGACCTGCCTGTGAAGTATGAAAAAATCCGCACCCCCCTGGCCGAGATGGATGCGCCCGTGCTGGCCGCCGACAAAAATATGGTAATTGTCTCGATCATGCGGGCGGGGCAGGGCTTGCTAGACGGCATGTTGGAGCTAATTCCCACCGCAAAGGTCGGGCATATTGGGCTATATCGGGAGCCGACCACGCTGACGGTGGTGGAATATTACCTGAAGCTGCCCAACGACACCGAACACCGCGACATGCTCGTTGTAGACCCGATGCTGGCTACGGGCAACTCGGCCGTCGCCGCCGTCGATCGCCTCAAGGAAGCCAATCCGCTGTCGATCAAGTTTGTCTGTCTGCTGGCGGCTCCAGAAGGCATCCAGTGTTTTCATGAGCAGCATCCAGACGTGCCCATTTACACGGCTGCAGTGGATGAGCGACTGGACGAGCATGGCTACATTGTTCCTGGCGTGGGCGATGCGGGCGATCGCCTCTATGGCACGAAGTAA